One segment of Ricinus communis isolate WT05 ecotype wild-type chromosome 8, ASM1957865v1, whole genome shotgun sequence DNA contains the following:
- the LOC8284693 gene encoding U-box domain-containing protein 51 gives MALFHSEPKADEAHGATVIAIDCDKNSKCAVKWAIDNLVNNKKPNCILVHVQCKTLHPGDRTGHIPKEGRPPTQQELQQFFLPYRGYCARRGIETKNVVLHDIDVPSALTNYVVLNKASNIVLGASRRNALTRKFKNPDAPSTLLKSAPESCAVYVISKGKLQTLRPASRPLTASDSTSSNISSDSSQQHHSPPATTNNASSTRQHNHLEVPQSSSIPPSELQISFSESRKSDETFPDRGSDSMHRAEHEYYEFSSKTHSPAPSIDDHSSDLLHRDSISDGNEISSGPISIRSADMSYENVDFSPKSGSLKNPNSSQLAHLLDAEMRRLKLELQHSMQLFRTVTNETVLAKQMVRELHRLESLESQKSEESKLAERAALTLAEMEKHKKKVASEAVQAVKKLADLEAQKRNAEMRAQRKKNMETMANDDFRCRRYTIDEIEVATQHFAPSHKIGEGAYGPVFRGMLNHIAVAIKILRPDLSQGLKQFRQEVDVLSSLRHPHMVILLGACPEYGCLVYEYMENGNLEDRLFRKDNTLPIPWRTRFKIAYEIAAALLFLHETKPEPLVHRDLKPANILLDRNYVSKISDVGLARLVPPSAANNVSQYRMTAAAGTFYYIDPEYQQTGLLGVKSDLYSFGVVLLQLLTAKPPMGLSCQVEDSIQNGTFSDVLDPALTDWPVEDCLSLAKIGVKCCELRKKDRPNLANVILPELERLTDLAMANEAIEPETTIPLTSPIDLISEAQRYSSEIISKRRRQQQFKSMSKRWIFKNSPGKSSTNDQPPLPSSPSGKSDMISFQGCWSPFVSCISVHDPPTHR, from the exons ATGGCTCTTTTCCACTCGGAACCTAAGGCTGATGAAGCTCATGGTGCTACGGTCATTGCTATTGATTGCGACAAGAACAGCAAATGTGCAGTCAAGTGGGCAATCGATAATCTTGTAAACAACAAGAAGCCGAATTGTATTCTTGTTCATGTTCAATGCAAAACCTTGCATCCTG GGGATCGTACAGGCCATATACCTAAAGAAGGTCGCCCACCAACTCAACAAGAGTTGCAGCAGTTCTTCCTCCCCTACCGAGGATATTGTGCGAGAAGAGGA ATTGAAACAAAGAATGTAGTTTTACATGACATTGATGTTCCAAGTGCACTTACTAACTACGTTGTTCTCAACAAAGCTTCCAATATTGTTCTTGGTGCATCTCGCAGGAATGCTCTTACAAG GAAATTTAAGAATCCAGACGCTCCTTCGACATTGCTCAAATCCGCACCAGAATCCTGTGCAGTATATGTCATATCGAAAGGAAAACTTCAGACGTTGCGTCCAGCAAGTCGACCTCTTACCGCTTCTGATTCCACATCTTCAAATATTTCTTCAGATTCTTCCCAGCAGCATCATTCACCACCTGCTACTACTAACAATGCATCTTCTACACGGCAACACAATCATTTGGAAGTACCTCAGAGTTCAAGTATCCCGCCATCCGAGTTACA AATAAGCTTTTCTGAAAGTCGGAAAAGTGATGAAACGTTTCCTGATAGAGGCAGCGATTCCATGCACAGAGCAGAACATGAATATTATGAATTCAGCTCCAAGACACATTCACCTGCGCCATCTATAGATGATCACTCATCAGATTTGTTGCATAGGGATTCCATATCAGATGGCAATGAAATCTCATCAGGGCCTATAAGTATCCGATCAGCTGACATGTCCTATGAAAATGTAGATTTCTCCCCAAAGTCTGGAAGTCTCAAGAACCCCAATTCCTCGCAACTTGCT CATCTATTAGATGCAGAAATGAGAAGATTAAAGCTTGAGCTGCAGCATTCTATGCAATTGTTTAGAACAGTTACTAACGAAACTGTTCTGGCCAAGCAGATG GTAAGGGAGCTTCACCGGTTAGAGTCATTGGAATCGCAGAAGTCGGAAGAATCAAAATTGGCTGAAAGAGCTGCATTGACATTGGCAGAAATGGAGAAGCACAAGAAAAAGGTTGCTTCGGAAGCAGTACAAGCAGTTAAGAAGCTAGCAGATCTAGAAGCACAAAAGAGGAATGCAGAAATGAGGGCTCAGCGGAAGAAGAACATGGAAACTATGGCAAACGATGATTTTAGATGCAGAAGATACACTATTGATGAGATAGAGGTTGCAACACAACACTTTGCACCCTCCCATAAGATTGGCGAAGGTGCATATGGACCTGTTTTTAGAGGCATGCTTAATCACATTGCTGTTGCCATCAAGATCTTGAGGCCAGACTTGTCGCAAGGGCTGAAGCAATTCCGACAGGAG GTTGACGTGTTAAGCAGCTTGAGACATCCACACATGGTTATCCTGCTCGGAGCATGTCCTGAATACGGTTGCCTTGTGTACGAGTACATGGAAAATGGCAACTTAGAAGATCGTCTCTTCAGGAAAGACAACACTCTTCCAATACCATGGAGAACCCggttcaaaatagcatatgaAATCGCAGCAGCCCTTCTTTTCCTCCATGAAACAAAACCAGAACCATTGGTGCATCGTGATCTGAAGCCTGCAAACATTCTTTTAGACCGAAACTATGTGAGCAAAATCAGTGATGTGGGTTTGGCCAGGCTTGTTCCACCATCTGCAGCTAATAATGTTAGTCAATATCGCATGACAGCAGCAGCTGGTACATTCTATTATATTGATCCTGAATATCAGCAGACAGGATTATTGGGTGTCAAGTCAGACTTGTATTCATTTGGCGTAGTTCTATTACAACTTCTTACAGCAAAACCTCCGATGGGTCTATCCTGCCAAGTTGAGGATTCAATCCAAAACGGAACATTTTCAGACGTGCTTGACCCAGCATTGACAGATTGGCCTGTTGAAGATTGTTTATCGCTTGCAAAGATAGGGGTGAAATGCTGTGAGTTGAGGAAAAAGGATAGACCAAATCTTGCTAACGTTATTCTGCCAGAGCTGGAACGGTTGACAGATCTTGCAATGGCTAATGAAGCCATTGAACCTGAAACAACCATACCACTAACTAGTcctattgatttaatttcagAAGCACAAAGATATTCAAGTGAG ATAATTTCGAAACGGAGACGGCAGCAGCAATTCAAGTCTATGAGCAAGAGGTGGATCTTCAAGAACAGCCCTGGTAAATCCAGCACTAATGATCAGCCGCCATTACCATCATCACCTTCAGGAAAATCGGACATGATCTCATTCCAAGGTTGCTGGTCACCATTTGTGAGCTGCATTTCAGTGCATGATCCTCCGACACATAGATGA
- the LOC8284694 gene encoding mitochondrial import inner membrane translocase subunit TIM23-2 has translation MAHSISDHDTNRTENPNTRLYNPYQDLNLPIQTLYQLPTSPEFLFTEESLRQRRSWGENLTFYTGSAYLSASIGGASVGFFSALKSFEPTDTLKLKVNRILNSSGHSGRVWGNRIGIVGLIYAMTESGVVAVTDRDDVWTSVAAGLGTGAVCRAARGVRSAAVAGALGGLAAGAVVAGKQMMKRYAMI, from the coding sequence atGGCACACTCAATATCAGATCATGACACGAATCGGACGGAGAACCCAAATACCCGACTCTACAACCCTTACCAAGACCTAAATCTTCCAATTCAAACTCTCTACCAGCTCCCGACCTCACCGGAATTTCTATTCACAGAAGAATCACTCCGGCAGCGCCGTTCTTGGGGTGAAAATCTCACCTTTTACACCGGCTCCGCTTATCTCTCCGCCTCTATCGGCGGGGCCTCCGTTGGATTCTTTTCCGCTCTCAAATCCTTCGAACCTACCGATACTTTGAAGCTCAAAGTGAATCGGATCCTTAACTCTTCCGGTCATTCGGGTCGGGTATGGGGAAACCGCATCGGAATTGTTGGATTGATTTATGCTATGACGGAAAGTGGTGTTGTGGCGGTAACTGATAGAGATGATGTCTGGACTAGTGTGGCGGCGGGGCTTGGTACTGGGGCGGTGTGTAGGGCGGCGAGAGGTGTTAGGTCGGCGGCGGTCGCTGGAGCTTTGGGTGGATTGGCGGCTGGTGCGGTGGTTGCTGGGAAGCAAATGATGAAGAGGTATGCGATGATTTAA
- the LOC8284695 gene encoding dihydrolipoyllysine-residue acetyltransferase component 2 of pyruvate dehydrogenase complex, mitochondrial, translating into MAYASHIINHSKKLRNVSNLLRQEHAGLVRWFSNDTRLSVGKKDDTAKVHHQGFVPAERERLFNTGVNNNISSFGAFRKNVPRTIKQVRNPMDGSLLLKDFSSSQVQSRRGFSSDSGLPPHQEIGMPSLSPTMTEGNIARWLKKEGDKISPGEVLCEVETDKATVEMECMEEGFLAKIIKGDGSKEIKVGEVIAITVEDEEDIGKFKDYSPSVSDGAAAASPPPPSKKEVAEETVSSPEPKTSKPSAASSGDRIFASPLAKKLAEDHNVTLSSIKGTGPDGHIVKADIEDYLASRGKEVSATTPKATAASIDYVDIPHTQIRKVTASRLLLSKQTIPHYYLTVDTRVDKLMDLRGKLNSLQEASGGKRISVNDLVIKAAALALKRVPQCNSSWTDNYIRQYNNVNINVAVQTDNGLYVPVVRDADKKGLSKIAEEVKHLAQKAKDNSLKPEDYEGGTFTVSNLGGPFGIKQFCAIINPPQSGILAVGSAEKRVIPGSGPDEFKFASFMLVTLSCDHRVIDGAIGAEWLKAFKGYIENPESMLL; encoded by the exons ATGGCTTATGCATCTCACATAATCAATCACTCGAAAAAG TTAAGAAATGTTTCCAACTTGCTGAGGCAAGAACATGCTGGTTTGGTTCGTTGGTTTTCGAACGATACTCGCTTGTCTGTAGGTAAAAAGGATG ATACTGCGAAGGTTCATCATCAGGGGTTTGTGCCTGCAGAAAGGGAGAGATTGTTTAACACCGGTGTTAATAACAAT ATATCATCATTTGGTGCATTTAGGAAAAATGTACCAAGGACAATAAAGCAAGTGAGGAATCCAATGGATGGGTCGCTACTCTTGAAGGACTTCTCTAG TTCCCAGGTACAATCAAGAAGAGGATTTTCATCTGATTCAG GTCTTCCTCCACACCAAGAAATTGGAATGCCTTCGCTCTCACCAACAATGACCGAG GGTAATATAGCAAGGTGGCTGAAGAAAGAGGGTGACAAAATCTCACCTGGTGAAGTACTATGTGAAGTTGAAACT GATAAAGCAACTGTTGAGATGGAATGCATGGAAGAAGGTTTCCTTGCAAAGATAATAAAGGGAGATGGGtctaaagaaattaaagttgGTGAG GTAATTGCTATTACTGTTGAAGATGAGGAAGATATTGGCAAATTTAAGGATTACAGTCCTTCGGTATCAGATGGTGCTGCTGCAGCTAGCCCACCTCCCCCATCCAAGAAAGAGGTGGCTGAGGAAACAGTTAGTTCACCAGAACCAAAGACTTCCAAGCCCAGTGCAGCTTCCTCTGGAGATCGCATTTTTGCTAGTCCTCTTGCAAAAAAATTGGCTGAAGATCACAAT GTAACTCTCTCAAGCATTAAAGGAACAGGTCCTGATGGACACATCGTAAAAGCTGATATTGAAGATTACTTGG CATCACGTGGAAAGGAAGTTTCAGCAACAACACCTAAGGCAACAGCTGCTTCAATTGATTATGTTGACATTCCTCATACTCAAATAAGAAAG GTTACAGCCTCACGCTTATTACTCTCAAAGCAGACTATTCctcattattatttaacagtAGATACACGTGTTGACAAACTTATGGA TTTGCGGGGTAAATTAAACTCATTACAAGAGGCCTCAGGTGGGAAGCGGATTTCTGTAAATGATCTTGTAATCAAG GCTGCTGCTTTGGCTCTTAAAAGAGTTCCCCAGTGCAACAGTTCATGGACTGATAACTATATCCGCCA GTATAACAATGTGAACATCAATGTAGCAGTACAGACAGATAATGGACTATATGTCCCAGTTGTTAGG GACGCAGACAAAAAAGGTTTATCTAAAATTGCCGAGGAGGTCAAGCATTTGGCCCAAAAAGCCAAAGACAATAGCTTGAAACCAGAAGATTACGAG GGAGGCACATTTACTGTGTCAAATTTGGGAGGGCCCTTTGGCATCAAGCAATTCTGTGCCATTATCAATCCTCCTCAATCAGGCATTTTAGCAGTTGGCTCCG CTGAGAAGAGAGTCATTCCTGGTTCGGGGCCTGATGAATTCAAATTTGCTTCCTTCATGTTAGTAACATTGAGCTGTGATCATCGTGTTATAGATG GTGCAATTGGAGCAGAATGGTTAAAAGCATTCAAGGGCTACATTGAGAATCCTGAATCAATGTTGCTGTAA
- the LOC8284696 gene encoding uncharacterized protein LOC8284696: MLSSNSDSSALNPFLDDLPEDTLSSSSETTIDFLSYSLISSLNFISIFVNNRINHNACEYQEPSIIILDYRNTQNDQSLFIAHKIPFIFNGFKFDFLPERGDFIKVLGSFNDLLLCGAVKTDYSAFYICNRFTKQWISLPLLKNCKGDDHFGLICEPFYSRSAKQSEYTINAEYRYRVVCFTEIEKGNVIVRTYVSEICAWKAFLLYGGDYQFCSNVVAHNGKLHWFNGLNVVAYDPFNDEKICYINGSEIQPNVEMLNSYYLGVSQGVLKMTHLVSTIYFNGDGDDIENLSIWELKDYETGHWNLEHRIYSFNAKSNGFRDGTGICDPVTLAFNPTDKDTVYLKFGQEVMLCDLQGEKLQLAGEIPKGIGCFDGDKAFPVMLPWWPTPVHVSAHP; this comes from the exons ATGTTGTCAAGTAATTCTGATAGCTCGGCTTTGAATCCTTTCCTTGATGATCTCCCAGAGGATACACTGTCGTCATCATCAGAAACTACAATCGATTTcctttca TACTCTCTAATCTCtagtctcaattttatttcaatctttGTCAACAACCGTATCAATCATAATGCTTGTGAATATCAGGAGCCTTCAATTATTATCTTAGATTATAGAAACACACAGAACGACCAATCACTCTTTATAGCCCACAAAAttcctttcattttcaatGGATTCAAATTTGATTTCCTTCCAGAGAGAGGAGACTTTATTAAAGTCTTAGGTTCATTCAATGACCTGCTACTGTGTGGTGCTGTCAAAACAGATTATTCAGCATTTTACATTTGTAATCGTTTCACAAAGCAATGGATTTCTCTGCCATTGCTTAAGAACTGCAAGGGTGACGATCATTTTGGTTTGATTTGTGAACCCTTTTACTCTAGAAGTGCCAAGCAGTCTGAATACACTATTAATGCCGAATATCGGTATAGGGTAGTGTGTTTTACTGAGATTGAGAAAGGCAATGTTATTGTAAGGACATATGTTTCTGAGATTTGTGCATGGAAAGCATTTCTTCTTTATGGTGGAGACTATCAATTTTGTTCTAATGTTGTTGCACACAATGGGAAATTGCATTGGTTTAATGGTCTTAATGTGGTTGCATATGATCCTTTCAATGACGAAAAAATTTGTTACATTAATGGCTCTGAGATTCAACCCAATGTGGAGATGCTGAATAGTTACTATCTGGGAGTCTCTCAAGGCGTTTTGAAGATGACGCATTTGGTATCCACCATTTATTTTAACGGAGATGGAGATGATATCGAAAATTTGAGCATATGGGAATTGAAGGATTATGAAACAGGGCATTGGAATTTGGAGCACAGGATATATTCCTTTAACGCAAAGAGTAATGGGTTTCGAGATGGAACTGGAATATGTGATCCAGTGACATTAGCTTTTAACCCAACTGACAAGGATACTGTGTACTTGAAATTCGGTCAAGAGGTCATGTTATGTGATTTGCAGGGAGAGAAACTGCAATTGGCTGGTGAAATTCCAAAAGGAATTGGCTGTTTTGACGGTGATAAGGCATTCCCAGTAATGCTCCCCTGGTGGCCAACGCCAGTCCATGTCTCTGCTCATCCTTAA
- the LOC8284697 gene encoding telomere repeat-binding factor 4 — protein sequence MGNQKQKWTAEEEEALLNGVAKHGPGKWKNILKDPDFAPFLTQRSNIDLKDKWRNLSVSNAAQGSNPKTRGAPKPKILPLPPPSNANAQITATADALMDDCLNNAADGKNAPRYNAMIFEALSTLKDINGCDISAIVHFIEQRHEVPQNFRRLLGSRLRRLVSQGKLEKVQNGYRISKDAALGAKTPTPRQKDVRPRQSQNSGLTSGETVEEAAIAAAYKVAEAENKSFLAAEAVKEAERVSKMAEDTDSMLQLVKDIYEQCSRGEIVLLA from the exons ATGGGAAACCAGAAGCAAAAATGGACGGCGGAGGAAGAAGAAGCGCTGTTAAACGGAGTAGCAAAACACGGCCCTGGCAAATGGAAAAACATTCTTAAAGATCCTGATTTTGCTCCTTTTCTTACTCAACGTTCTAATATTGACCTCAag GACAAATGGCGGAACTTGAGCGTTAGTAATGCTGCACAAGGttctaatcctaaaacaaGAGGGGCCCCTAAACCTAAAATCTTACCACTTCCTCCACCCTCTAACGCCAATGCTCAAATTACTGCTACTGCTGATGCTCTTATGGATGACTGTTTAAACAATGCAGCAGATGGAAAAAATGCCCCAAG GTACAACGCAATGATTTTTGAAGCTCTTTCAACCCTAAAAGATATAAATGGATGTGATATTAGTGCTATTGTTCACTTCATTGAG CAAAGGCATGAAGTGCCACAAAATTTTAGAAGGTTATTAGGTTCAAGGTTGAGAAGGCTTGTGTCACAAGGAAAACTGGAAAAG GTCCAAAATGGCTATAGAATCAGCAAAGATGCTGCACTGGGAGCTAAGACACCAACGCCAAGACAAAAGGATGTCAGGCCGCGACAGTCACAGAATTCTGGATTAACTTCTGGCGAGACTGTGGAAGAGGCAGCTATTGCTGCTGCTTATAAAGTTGCTGAAGcagaaaataaatcatttttaGCAGCTGAAGCAGTTAAGGAGGCAGAAAGAGTATCAAAGATGGCAGAAGATACCGACTCAATGCTCCAGTTAGTGAAAGATATATATGAGCAAT GCTCACGAGGTGAAATTGTTCTCCTGGCTTGA
- the LOC8284698 gene encoding glycylpeptide N-tetradecanoyltransferase 1-like, whose amino-acid sequence MADSNASSGSPEETPNPNSDGNAASESDLALDTLARKIHESLSLGKRHKFWETQPVGQFKDAGDTSLIEGPIEPPTPLLEVKQEPYNLPNLYEWVTCDIDSEETCTEVYNLLTNNYVEDDENMFRFNYSKEFLRWALQPPSYLKSWHIGVRVKSSKKLVAFITGVPARMRVRDEIVKMAEINFLCVHKKLRSKRLAPVMIKEVTRRVHLENVWQAAYTAGVVLPTPVATCQYWHRSLNPKKLIDVGFSRLGARMTMSRTIKLYKLPESTATSGFRKMELHDVPAVTRLIRNYLSQFIVAPDFDENDVEHWLLPKEDVVDSFVVESPETRDITDFCSFYTLPSSILGNQNYSSLKAAYSYYNISTKTPLLQLMNDALIVAKRKDFDVFNALDVMHNESFLRELKFGPGDGKLHYYLYNYRIRQTLKPAELGLVLL is encoded by the coding sequence ATGGCTGATAGCAATGCTTCTTCTGGTTCACCTGAAGAAACTCCCAACCCAAATTCTGATGGAAATGCAGCCTCAGAGAGTGACCTTGCACTCGATACATTAGCCAGAAAAATTCACGAATCTCTTTCTCTTGGAAAGAGGCATAAATTTTGGGAAACTCAACCGGTTGGGCAATTCAAAGATGCTGGGGACACCAGTTTGATTGAAGGTCCAATTGAACCTCCAACGCCTCTATTGGAGGTCAAACAAGAACCATACAACCTTCCCAACCTCTATGAATGGGTCACCTGTGATATTGACTCTGAAGAGACATGCACCGAGGTTTACAATCTTTTGACTAATAACTATGTTGAGGATGATGAAAATATGTTCAGATTTAACTACTCGAAGGAGTTTCTCCGCTGGGCTCTTCAGCCACCTAGTTATTTGAAGAGCTGGCATATTGGTGTCCGTGTAAAAAGTTCAAAGAAGTTAGTGGCTTTTATAACTGGTGTTCCTGCCAGAATGCGGGTTCGTGATGAAATTGTTAAAATGGCagaaattaatttcttgtgtGTTCATAAGAAGCTAAGATCAAAAAGACTTGCTCCTGTCATGATTAAGGAGGTGACAAGGAGAGTTCACTTGGAAAACGTCTGGCAAGCTGCTTATACTGCTGGAGTGGTTCTTCCAACACCAGTAGCAACTTGCCAATATTGGCATAGATCTTTGAATCCTAAGAAGCTGATTGATGTAGGTTTTTCTAGACTTGGTGCAAGGATGACAATGAGCCGGACAATCAAGCTTTATAAGTTACCTGAGTCGACTGCTACCTCAGGGTTTAGAAAGATGGAGCTCCATGATGTTCCTGCTGTTACTAGGCTAATTAGGAACTATCTCAGTCAGTTTATTGTTGCACctgattttgatgaaaatGATGTGGAGCACTGGCTTCTGCCAAAAGAAGATGTGGTGGACAGTTTTGTGGTTGAAAGTCCTGAGACTCGTGACATCACTGATTTCTGCAGCTTTTATACGCTTCCTTCATCCATCCTGGGTAATCAGAATTATTCAAGTCTGAAGGCAGCTTACTCTTATTACAATATTTCTACTAAGACTCCTTTGCTTCAGCTAATGAATGATGCTCTAATTGTTGCAAAACGCAAAGACTTTGATGTCTTCAATGCTCTGGATGTCATGCACAATGAGTCTTTCTTGAGGGAGCTGAAATTTGGGCCTGGGGATGGGAAACTTCACTATTATCTTTACAATTACCGGATTAGACAAACATTGAAGCCTGCAGAACTTGGGCTTGTGCTGTTATAG